In Thermodesulfovibrionia bacterium, the DNA window AGATATTTAAATACTAAAAACAAGTATTCTTTAAGAACTTTAAAGGAGGGGATTTATGGCAAAGGCGAAATTTGACAGAGGGAAGCCGCACGTTAACGTAGGAACAATAGGGCATGTTGACCATGGGAAGACCACATTAACGGCAGCTATAACAAAATATCTGGCATTCAGCGGCGGAGCAGTATACCGTGCATATGATTCGATAGACAACGCCCCTGAAGAG includes these proteins:
- a CDS encoding GTP-binding protein, with amino-acid sequence MAKAKFDRGKPHVNVGTIGHVDHGKTTLTAAITKYLAFSGGAVYRAYDSIDNAPEE